Proteins encoded in a region of the Cupriavidus pauculus genome:
- the glnE gene encoding bifunctional [glutamate--ammonia ligase]-adenylyl-L-tyrosine phosphorylase/[glutamate--ammonia-ligase] adenylyltransferase, with protein MAKGAFAIMPAFDPKRLDDEGHVLYSAAYSHYARRVLQARPEVADVVTQAAAAPLTRDWMAARLAALHEPAADVDAAAGRALRRLRAEVMCVIIERDLRGAATLAEVTGAMTDLAELAIQHGLHVLGNDLAATYGRPTCRQGSEVQELVVVGMGKLGGRELNVSSDIDLIFLYDEDGDTQGGTRSLSNHEYFIRLGRRLINLLSEVTSDGYVFRVDMRLRPNGDAGPLVCSLGMLEEYLIVQGREWERYAWIKGRIVSAQDSPHAQRTAQLLERLTTPFIFRRYLDYGVIAAIRSLHAQIRSEAAKRSGGLAGHGMNQRSFNIKLGRGGIREIEFMAQVFQLIRGGQDPALRVRPTLEVLSVAVERNLLPAGQAEQLADAYRFLRQLEHRLQYRDDAQTHHLPTTPEEQRAVALSMGCEDWQALLERMHALQEPVAQQFEATFADPYAEGDTQPAEELWPELVREEAATRATQDGPDETDPESSPCQRLQAAGFGDCTGLYDRLRAIATSVRYRALSETSRARFDQLVNRALDLAARQDDADSTIARFLDFLDAISRRASYLSLLSEYPQAMDRVAHTLHASRWAAAYLTRHPQLLDELLDSDALAGVPDWAAFRKRLADRLAASDGQVETQMDILRREHHAETFRVLLQDLRGTLTVEQIADRLSDLADAMLEVTLQAVWRQLATRHTETPRFAVIAYGRLGGKELGYSSDLDIVFLYDDPHERAPEVYAAYARRLITWLTSHTAAGMLFDVDTRLRPNGEAGLLVTSFDAFRRYQFREGDNTAWVWEHQALTRARFCAGDAEIGARFESLREDVLRQPRDADTLRAEIVEMRGKVSDGHPNPTGLFDLKHDRGGMVDIEFTVQYLVLLHSRAHPALTRNAGNIALLRIAGELGLIDATLAGEVGDAYRLFRARQHQIRLDGHAQARVPAASVANETARVRALWQAVFGGG; from the coding sequence ATGGCCAAAGGCGCCTTCGCGATCATGCCCGCGTTCGACCCGAAACGGCTCGACGACGAAGGTCACGTATTGTACTCGGCGGCCTATTCCCATTACGCGCGCCGCGTCCTGCAGGCGCGTCCCGAGGTCGCCGATGTGGTAACGCAGGCGGCCGCCGCGCCGCTGACACGCGACTGGATGGCGGCGCGCCTCGCGGCGTTGCACGAACCGGCGGCCGATGTCGATGCCGCCGCCGGCCGCGCGCTGCGCCGGCTGCGCGCCGAAGTCATGTGCGTGATCATCGAGCGCGACCTGCGCGGGGCCGCCACGCTGGCCGAGGTGACGGGCGCGATGACGGACCTCGCGGAACTCGCGATCCAGCACGGGCTGCACGTGCTCGGCAACGATCTGGCCGCCACCTATGGCCGGCCGACGTGCCGGCAGGGCAGCGAGGTGCAGGAACTGGTCGTGGTCGGCATGGGCAAGCTGGGGGGCCGCGAACTCAACGTGTCGTCGGACATCGACCTGATCTTCCTCTACGACGAAGACGGCGATACCCAGGGCGGCACGCGCAGCCTGTCCAACCACGAATATTTCATCCGGCTCGGCCGGCGCCTGATCAACCTGCTGTCCGAGGTCACGTCCGACGGCTACGTGTTCCGCGTGGACATGCGCCTGCGCCCGAACGGCGACGCGGGACCGCTGGTCTGCAGCCTCGGCATGCTCGAGGAATATCTGATCGTGCAGGGGCGCGAATGGGAGCGCTACGCGTGGATCAAGGGCCGGATCGTCTCCGCGCAGGACTCGCCGCACGCGCAGCGCACCGCGCAGCTGCTCGAACGGCTGACCACGCCGTTCATCTTCCGGCGCTATCTCGACTATGGCGTGATCGCGGCCATCCGCTCGCTGCACGCGCAGATTCGATCGGAAGCCGCCAAGCGCAGCGGCGGGCTGGCCGGGCACGGCATGAACCAGCGCTCGTTCAATATCAAGCTCGGGCGGGGCGGCATTCGCGAGATCGAGTTCATGGCGCAGGTGTTCCAGCTGATCCGCGGCGGACAGGATCCCGCGCTGCGGGTGCGCCCGACGCTCGAAGTCCTGTCGGTGGCGGTGGAGCGCAATCTGCTGCCGGCCGGGCAGGCCGAGCAACTGGCCGATGCCTATCGCTTCCTGCGGCAGCTCGAACACCGGCTGCAATACCGCGACGACGCGCAGACGCACCATCTGCCGACCACGCCCGAAGAGCAGCGCGCGGTGGCGCTGTCGATGGGATGCGAGGACTGGCAGGCGTTGCTGGAACGCATGCATGCGCTGCAGGAACCCGTGGCGCAGCAGTTCGAGGCGACGTTCGCCGATCCGTACGCCGAGGGCGACACGCAGCCGGCCGAGGAACTGTGGCCCGAGCTCGTGCGCGAAGAGGCCGCCACGCGGGCGACGCAGGACGGTCCGGACGAGACCGATCCCGAATCCTCGCCATGCCAGCGTCTGCAGGCCGCGGGCTTCGGCGATTGCACGGGGCTCTACGACCGGCTGCGCGCGATCGCGACCTCGGTGCGCTATCGCGCGTTATCGGAGACCAGCCGCGCGCGCTTCGACCAGCTCGTGAATCGCGCGCTCGACCTCGCGGCGCGGCAGGACGATGCCGACAGCACCATCGCGCGCTTTCTCGACTTCCTCGATGCGATCAGCCGGCGCGCGTCGTATCTGTCCCTGCTGTCCGAGTATCCGCAGGCGATGGACCGCGTCGCCCACACGCTGCATGCGTCGCGCTGGGCGGCCGCGTACCTCACGCGGCATCCGCAGCTGCTCGACGAACTGCTGGACAGCGACGCGCTGGCCGGCGTGCCGGACTGGGCCGCATTCCGCAAGCGCCTGGCCGATCGTCTGGCCGCGTCCGACGGGCAGGTGGAAACGCAGATGGACATCCTGCGCCGCGAGCACCATGCCGAGACGTTCCGCGTGCTGCTGCAGGACCTGCGCGGCACGCTGACCGTCGAGCAGATCGCGGACCGGTTGTCGGATCTGGCCGATGCCATGCTCGAGGTCACGCTGCAGGCGGTATGGCGGCAGCTGGCCACGCGCCACACCGAGACGCCGCGCTTTGCGGTCATTGCCTATGGCCGGCTCGGCGGCAAGGAGCTCGGCTATTCGTCGGACCTCGACATCGTGTTCCTGTACGACGATCCGCACGAACGCGCGCCCGAGGTCTACGCGGCCTATGCGCGGCGGCTCATCACCTGGCTCACCAGCCATACGGCGGCCGGCATGCTGTTCGATGTGGATACGCGCCTGCGGCCCAATGGGGAGGCGGGCCTGCTGGTGACGAGCTTCGATGCGTTCCGCCGCTACCAGTTCCGCGAGGGCGACAACACCGCGTGGGTGTGGGAGCATCAGGCGCTGACGCGCGCGCGTTTCTGTGCGGGCGATGCGGAGATCGGGGCGCGCTTCGAGTCGCTGCGCGAGGACGTGCTGCGCCAGCCGCGCGATGCGGATACGCTGCGCGCGGAGATCGTCGAGATGCGCGGCAAGGTGTCCGACGGACATCCGAATCCCACCGGCCTATTCGACCTCAAGCACGACCGGGGCGGCATGGTCGATATCGAGTTCACGGTCCAGTACCTCGTGCTCCTGCATAGCAGGGCGCACCCCGCGCTCACGCGCAATGCGGGCAATATCGCGCTGCTGCGCATCGCGGGCGAACTGGGGCTCATCGATGCGACGCTGGCGGGCGAGGTGGGCGACGCGTACCGGCTGTTCCGCGCGCGGCAGCACCAGATCCGGCTCGACGGCCACGCCCAGGCGCGCGTTCCGGCGGCCAGCGTCGCCAACGAGACCGCACGCGTGCGGGCGCTCTGGCAGGCGGTGTTCGGTGGCGGCTGA
- the rrtA gene encoding rhombosortase, with amino-acid sequence MVLTVATVATLSALFTFVPWLHAHGLYLRDAVRVDGQWWRVVTAMWVHLGWKHWLTDVAACGGLLLLIAREARPRELLAVLAICGIATQVAMLQMVSVGWYGGLSGALHGLALWGGLRLLQAPGLSRVIGVVMCVAVLVKVWAEQSWLAAIVFDPAWNFGVVRAAHAAGAIAGLACWVLQEWWSNRRG; translated from the coding sequence ATGGTCCTGACCGTGGCGACCGTGGCCACGCTGTCCGCGCTGTTCACGTTCGTCCCATGGCTCCACGCGCATGGCCTCTACCTGCGCGATGCCGTGCGCGTCGACGGCCAGTGGTGGCGCGTCGTCACGGCGATGTGGGTACACCTGGGCTGGAAGCACTGGCTGACCGATGTGGCCGCATGCGGCGGCCTGCTGCTGCTGATCGCCCGCGAAGCGCGGCCCCGCGAACTGCTCGCGGTGCTCGCGATCTGCGGTATCGCCACGCAGGTCGCGATGTTGCAGATGGTATCGGTAGGGTGGTACGGCGGCCTGTCCGGCGCGCTGCACGGCCTCGCGCTCTGGGGCGGCCTGAGACTGCTTCAGGCGCCGGGCCTGTCGCGCGTGATCGGCGTGGTGATGTGTGTGGCCGTGCTGGTGAAGGTATGGGCCGAACAGTCATGGCTCGCCGCCATCGTCTTCGACCCCGCCTGGAACTTTGGCGTCGTCCGCGCGGCCCACGCCGCGGGCGCGATCGCGGGCCTTGCGTGCTGGGTGCTGCAGGAATGGTGGAGCAACCGGCGCGGCTAG
- the mprA gene encoding MprA protease, GlyGly-CTERM protein-sorting domain-containing form: protein MPTAAPQSMSWSNIAHRPSRWRRWRDGRPLLAPLAPLASLASLASLALLAAAAALAVPVAAHADTAVRLKPAPRYTGNYIVRWRDGQAPSENTAETSRRMQQVQDSTGVALSVKRRMGGALQLLSVSNASGEDPEAVAARLRKDPRIADAVPDRWLRVHDTVPSDPEFVANQIYLQSPQVAVGGVNLPKAWDRSRGTNAIVIAVVDTGYLPHPDLAGRIVPGYDFITQPTVSNDGDGRDSNPLDPGDNEPAGTVCSDGTVTTPTNSTWHGTRVASVLGAITNNGTNIAGVDWNALIQPVRVSGRCGAQLSDTVDGMRWAGGLSVPGVPDNPTPARVINVSLGGGTCSSVEQQAIADLAARGAVVVAAAGNALPGQVAGGVEAPADCPGAIAVTAHANDGENASFANVGPEVAISAPGGGCGNSKVQNGACVGGSSFIRTLANDGTSSPATYNVSSAQGTSFATPMVSGVIGLMLAVNPSLTPTQIIATLKTSARPHPANTFCTRTSTAVCGAGLLDADAAVALAPNPPSTATTPPPASQPVATPSTDSGGGGGGAMAPWLAMLLVAAGVVGFVLRRRA, encoded by the coding sequence ATGCCCACAGCAGCGCCGCAGTCAATGTCCTGGTCAAACATTGCACACCGCCCGAGCCGATGGCGGCGATGGCGCGATGGGCGCCCGTTGCTGGCTCCGCTGGCTCCGCTGGCTTCGCTGGCTTCGCTGGCTTCGCTGGCGCTTCTGGCCGCGGCGGCCGCGCTGGCCGTGCCGGTCGCGGCGCATGCGGACACCGCGGTGCGGCTGAAGCCCGCGCCGCGCTACACGGGCAACTACATCGTGCGCTGGCGCGACGGGCAGGCACCGTCCGAGAACACCGCCGAGACGTCCCGGCGCATGCAGCAGGTACAGGACAGCACGGGCGTGGCGCTCTCGGTCAAGCGCAGGATGGGCGGCGCGCTGCAGTTGCTGTCGGTGTCGAACGCCTCCGGGGAAGATCCCGAGGCCGTCGCCGCGCGGCTGCGCAAGGACCCGCGCATTGCCGATGCGGTGCCCGATCGCTGGCTGCGCGTGCATGACACCGTGCCGAGCGATCCCGAGTTCGTCGCGAACCAGATCTACCTCCAGTCGCCGCAGGTGGCCGTGGGTGGGGTCAATCTCCCCAAGGCGTGGGATCGCTCGCGCGGCACCAACGCGATCGTGATCGCCGTGGTCGATACGGGCTACCTGCCCCACCCCGACCTCGCGGGCCGCATCGTGCCCGGGTACGACTTCATCACGCAGCCGACCGTGTCCAACGACGGCGATGGCCGCGACAGCAATCCGCTCGACCCGGGCGACAACGAGCCGGCCGGCACCGTGTGTTCCGATGGCACGGTGACCACGCCGACGAACAGCACGTGGCATGGCACGCGTGTGGCCAGCGTGCTGGGCGCCATCACCAACAACGGGACCAATATCGCCGGTGTCGACTGGAATGCGCTGATCCAGCCGGTGCGTGTCTCCGGGCGGTGCGGGGCGCAGCTGTCCGATACCGTCGATGGCATGCGGTGGGCCGGCGGCCTGTCGGTGCCGGGGGTACCCGACAATCCGACGCCGGCGCGCGTGATCAACGTGAGTCTGGGAGGCGGGACCTGCAGCTCGGTGGAGCAGCAGGCGATTGCCGACCTGGCCGCGCGCGGCGCCGTGGTCGTCGCGGCCGCCGGCAATGCCCTGCCGGGGCAAGTGGCAGGCGGGGTGGAAGCGCCGGCCGACTGCCCGGGAGCGATTGCCGTGACCGCGCATGCGAACGACGGCGAGAACGCCAGTTTCGCCAACGTCGGGCCCGAGGTCGCGATCAGCGCGCCGGGCGGCGGATGCGGCAACTCCAAGGTGCAGAACGGCGCCTGCGTGGGCGGCTCGTCGTTCATTCGCACGCTGGCCAACGACGGGACGTCGTCGCCGGCCACCTACAACGTGTCGTCGGCACAGGGCACGAGCTTCGCCACGCCGATGGTGTCCGGGGTGATCGGGCTGATGCTCGCGGTCAATCCTTCGCTGACGCCCACGCAGATCATCGCGACGCTGAAAACCTCCGCGCGCCCGCATCCGGCGAATACGTTCTGCACGCGGACGTCGACGGCGGTTTGCGGGGCGGGGTTGCTCGATGCCGACGCGGCGGTAGCGCTTGCGCCGAATCCGCCTTCGACGGCCACCACGCCGCCGCCGGCTTCGCAGCCGGTGGCGACGCCGAGCACCGATAGCGGCGGTGGCGGCGGTGGCGCCATGGCACCGTGGCTGGCGATGCTGCTCGTGGCGGCAGGTGTGGTGGGGTTCGTGTTACGGCGGCGGGCTTGA